The following proteins are co-located in the Oncorhynchus gorbuscha isolate QuinsamMale2020 ecotype Even-year linkage group LG22, OgorEven_v1.0, whole genome shotgun sequence genome:
- the LOC124009271 gene encoding xenotropic and polytropic retrovirus receptor 1 homolog, translated as MKFTEHLSAHITPEWRKQYIQYEAFKDMLYSAQDQAPSIEVTDEDTVKRYYAKFEEKFFQTCEKELAKINTFYSEKLAEAQRRFATLQNELQSSLDAQRESSMQGLRRRRKAVFHLSQQERCKHRNIKDLQLAFSEFYLSLILLQNYQNLNFTGFRKILKKHDKILETSRGADWRVAHVEVAPFYTCKKITQLISETEALVTQELEGGDRQRAMKRLRVPPLGAAQPAPAWTTFRVGLYCGVFLVLMVTVVITAAVVIENVNVWPLVRIYRGGFLLIEFLFLLGINTYGWRQAGVNHVLIFELNPRNNLSHQHLFEIAGFLGVLWCVSILSCLFSKSILVPMQANPLVLYGFFFLFLINPFKTLYYKSRFWLLKLLFRVVTAPFHRVEFADFWLADQLNSLGVVLMDLEYLICFYSFELDWKQQDGLLRDSGGVCHSYSYGVRAVIQCLPAWFRFVQCLRRYRDSKRAFPHLVNAGKYSTTFFVVTFAALYSTHKAERHDDTQIFFYLLIGCSLVSSCYTLVWDLKMDWGLFDRNAGDNTILREEIVYPQKAYYYCAILEDVLLRFAWTIPLSLSTASAPSAADIVATILAPLEVFRRFVWNFFRLENEHLNNCGEFRAVRDISVAPLNADDQTLLEQMMDQEDGVRNRLGKKNWKRSYSISLRRPRLASQTKTRDTKVLMEDTDDDT; from the exons ATGAAATTCACGGAGCACCTTTCGGCGCACATCACTCCTGAATGGAGAAAACAATACATCCAGTATGAG GCTTTCAAGGATATGCTGTATTCTGCCCAGGACCAGGCACCCTCTATCGAAG TCACCGACGAGGACACGGTCAAGAGGTACTACGCCAAGTTTGAGGAGAAGTTCTTTCAGACGTGTGAGAAGGAGCTGGCCAAAATCAACACATTCTACTCTG aaaaGCTAGCCGAGGCCCAGCGCCGTTTCGCCACGCTGCAGAATGAGCTGCAGTCTTCACTGGATGCCCAGCGGGAGAGCAGCATGCAGGGCCTCCGTCGCCGCCGCAAGGCCGTCTTCCACCTGTCCCAGCAGGAGCGCTGCAAACACCGCAACATCAAAGACCTGCAACTGGCCTTTTCAGAGTTCTACCTCAGTCTCATCCTGTTGCAGAACTACCAG AATCTGAACTTCACAGGTTTCCGTAAGATCTTGAAGAAGCATGATAAGATCCTGGAGACGTCGCGGGGAGCCGACTGGCGTGTGGCCCACGTGGAGGTGGCCCCCTTCTACACCTGCAAGAAGATTACCCAGCTCATCTCTGAGACTGAG GCCTTGGTAACACAAGagttggagggaggagacagacaaagAGCCATGAAGAGACTACGAGTGCCCCCACTGGGTGCTGCACAGCCTGCTCCGGCGTGGACCACCTTTAGGGTCGGCTTGTACTGTGGCGTCTTCCTCGTCCTCATGGTCACCGTCGTCATCACTG CTGCGGTTGTGATAGAGAATGTCAACGTGTGGCCACTGGTGAGGATCTACCGCGGCGGCTTCCTGCTGATCGAGTTCCTCTTCCTGCTGGGCATCAACACGTATGGCTGGCGCCAGGCGGGGGTCAACCATGTGCTCATCTTCGAGCTCAACCCCCGCAACAACCTCTCCCACCAGCACCTCTTTGAG ATTGCTGGTTTCCTGGGGGTGCTGTGGTGTGTGAgcatcctgtcctgtctgttctccaAGTCCATCCTGGTGCCCATGCAGGCCAACCCGCTGGTCCTCTACggcttcttcttcctcttcctcatcaaCCCCTTCAAGACCCTCTACTACAAGTCACGCTTCTGGCTCCTCAAACTGCTG ttcCGTGTGGTGACAGCCCCGTTCCACAGGGTAGAGTTTGCAGACTTCTGGCTGGCCGACCAGCTCAACTCTCTAGGGGTGGTTCTGATGGACCTGGAGTACCTCATCTGTTTCTACAGCTTTGAGCTCGACTGGAAGCAACAAGACGGGCTACTGCGCGACA GTGGAGGCGTGTGTCACTCCTACTCGTATGGCGTGCGGGCAGTGATCCAGTGTCTGCCGGCCTGGTTCCGCTTTGTGCAGTGCCTGCGGCGTTACCGCGACTCCAAACGGGCCTTCCCACACTTGGTCAACGCAGGGAAATACTCCACCACCTTCTTCGTGGTCACCTTCGCTGCCCTCTACAGCACCCACAAAG CTGAGCGTCATGATGACACCCAGATCTTCTTCTACCTGCTGATCGGCTGTTCATTAGTCAGTTCCTGTTACACCCTGGTGTGGGACCTGAAGATGGACTGGGGCCTGTTTGACCGCAATGCAGGAGATAACACCATACTCAGAGAGGAGATCGTCTACCCACAGAAA gccTACTACTACTGTGCCATACTGGAGGATGTGCTGCTGCGTTTTGCCTGGACAATACCCCTCTCCCTGAGCACCGCCAGTGCACCGTCAGCTGCAGACATTGTGGCTACCATCCTAGCCCCTCTGGAGGTCTTCAG GCGTTTTGTGTGGAACTTCTTCCGCCTGGAGAACGAGCACCTGAATAACTGTGGCGAGTTCCGTGCCGTGAGGGACATCTCAGTGGCTCCGCTGAACGCTGACGACCAGACGCTGCTGGAGCAGATGATGGACCAGGAGGACGGAGTCCGGAACCGCTTGGGCAAGAAGAACTGGAAACgctcctacagcatttccctgaGACGGCCACGCCTCGCTTCCCA gaccaagACCCGGGACACCAAAGTTCTCATGGAGGACACAGACGATGACACCTGA